In the Lepus europaeus isolate LE1 chromosome 10, mLepTim1.pri, whole genome shotgun sequence genome, TTGTCTCAGAGAGAAAATGGAGAAAGGAGGGGTGAAGGGTGAGGATATTATACTGCTGAAGCTCTGAGCCAAACACAGGCATTCAAGGACAGAAACCCATCCTGAGATCTGTTTGCCTCCATCAAAAGTCAGCCAATAAATAAAGCATTCCGGTTAGCCTGTTGACAGGCCCACCCTCCTGACACAAACCACACCAGCACTGTTTCCCTCCAGGCATGGGAATCTGCCATATGAGACAACATATACACTTATCTGAAGAAGCCCTAATCCTTGCCTCGTTCTCAACAAGTCTTCACTTACCAGCCTTATTCTCTGAACCTTAGTAAAACCTTTGCCAGTGTGAGGCACAGCTAGGGGCCTTTCAGCAATGCTGCTCAGGCCTCAGGGCTTCTAGGGccactcacttaaaaaaaaacaaacaaacatggggttggcattgtggtgtagcaagtaaagcttccacctgcaatgttggcatcccatatgggtgccagttcatgtcccagctgttccacttctgatccagctccctgctaatggacctgggaaagtcagaggaagatggtccaagcacttgggcccctgcaacccatgtgggagtcccagaagaagctcctggctcgtggcttcagcctggcgcagcactggctgttgcagtcatctgaggagtgaaccagcggatggaagatctctctgtctctcctcctttgtataactctttcaaaataaataaataaatctttaaaaaagaaagaaagaaactacagaAATAGTCAATACCCCACCCTCTGGACAGCAGAGACCAATGCAATgcattccttttctctttgcttcaatctccctcccttctttctctctctcccagtttctcctttgcttttttccttcctttgtgaATTTCCCTTCCCTAAGCCTTGCTTTTCCTCTGCTGGGACTCTTGCGGAACACATCAGAACAACAGCCCAAAAAATACCAAGAAAGCAGGAAGGCATATCCTCTTTCTACTACACCAACCACTTTCTCTGTCCCACCCAGGCCTCTCAGGATGAATGTCACTCGCCTGCTCCAGGCCACCCTGCTGGTCTTCCTGTGCTTCCTCACTGCCTATAGCCACCTGGCACCTGAGGAGAAACCCACTGATGACCAGAGCCTGAAAAGCAACTCCTCCACGAACTTACTGGAATTCTCTTCGGTCTCCATTGTGGGTAAGTAGCCTGGCCTGTGGCCCAGCCTCTGGGCTCTGGCCCTTGAGAAGGGGCTGCAGGATATCAAGCCTGCTACCCAGGCTGCTACCAGGATCCATTGCCATGATCATGGTTTATTCCATGAAATAATTGTGGGGGAATAAATTGTTCCTTGACTTGTTTGGTTTGGGAAAGCCCTGCATATAACCAATCTAATATATAGCTTAGCATGTTAGAGGCTGAGAAAACCTGAAGTCAAGATGAACTTGGAATAACTTATCATTTCTGCAGTTTGAGGAACCACAGAACTCCTACCAATGATAACAAACTCTAGGAAATGCTTCCTCACTGCTGCGGAATAACCAAGTCTGGGATGAGCCAATCCTGTCTTGCCAGGCTTGAAAATGACTGCTCCAGGGAAAATATGAGGGGCATAAGAGCCTGGCCTTGGAGAAGTGGTTCACCTGATAATAAAAATACTGTATGCAAGGCACTGTGAGGTATTATTTTTACTCATATCTcacagttgaggaaactgaggcttaggaaAATTAACTAGCACAAAATCACACAGGTCTTAATTGGCAGAGCCAAAATTCAAACCCAGATGCTTAACTCTAGAACCTAAACTCAAAAGTAGTATCCTTTACTGCCTTGCCTCTCACTAGTAAAAGAGAATATCCTAGACATTTTGGGATTAAAAGCTGGGATCAGCTTTGATGTTCTAGACGTTTGACATTATAAACAAACCTCACTGTCCTCAAAACAATCCTGCAAGGTAGGTGTTACAGACCACATGCAGATTAGCAAACTGAGTAACAAGGAGGTTAAGCAGGTTACCTAAGGCCACACAAATGTTTTCTGGCAGCATCAGGATTCAAATCAGGTCTGCCTGGCTCCCAGTTGTGAGAAATGCAAAGTAGGAATACAGGAAACACTGGGGCATGAAGTATAAAAAATCCTGAGTTCATTTTCAGGGTATCCCAATTTTTTGTACCTGACGACCGAAAACTATAGGGGAACTTGGGGCGACTCTGAGTAGCCCAGGGCTAACCAGCTCAAGGGACAAGGCCCCTCAGGGACACCACAGGCAGACCCCAGGACCTCCTTGGATTTGCCTTCCTTCACATTGCACTCTCAAGCTCCGGCTCCAGGTCAGCAGCCGGGCTAACGAGAACCTGCTAGCGTGAGCCCCAAAATGTGATTCAGTTAGTcagctcccttcttccctcccctgccctgagaCTTCCAGGAGTCTCCTCTGCTCCTCCCACTTTGCTGCAATTCAGGGCCTCCACAAACATCTGGTTTGTTCCTTCTGTCTCACTTTGAAGCGCTGAACAAGAAATCCAAAAGCATCAGCATAAAAGAAGCGGAGaagaagaagagatcttccaagGTAGGCACGGGAGTTCTCTGTGGGGTCGTGTTGAAGAGGGCAGGACTCGGAAGCTCTGGCTGGGAATGAGAGGCAGGTCCACAGAAAGCCTAGGGGGCTGAAGTTCACCAGCATGGCTTACCTGCCGAAAAGCAGCTTCCCAGGCTAGCCAGGCACCTGCCTGACATTTCACAATCACTCTTCCTTTGGGTGAATGCGATGTTTCCCAAACTCCAGGCATTTCAGAACCACTTTCACAATTTTTGCCATTGTCTACTCTTcacctatttatttaaaataaaaatttaaaaaaatatgtaactaCGATAGAAAGCCAATATGACTTACTATAAatagaaactataaaaataagtgaaaataaaacgTTAGTGAATTCCAGCTGAATAGTATTGCCTGACAAAGGCTCTAAATCTGAGCCCTGCTCTCTGTGTCAAAAGGCAAATTAGAGTAAATGTCAGAGAAGCATTAAGGAAATAGTGGCACCAAAGcgaacattttgtttgttttgtttgttttgttttgtttttgacaggcagagtggatagtgagagagcgagagacagagagaaaggtcttcctttttaccattggttcaccctccaatggccgctgtggccggcgcatcgtgcttatccaaagccaggagccaggtgcttctcctggtctcccatgtgggtgcagggcccaaggacttgggccatcctccactgccttccccggccatagcagagagctgacctggaagaggggcaaccgggacagaatccggcgtcccaaccgggactagaacccagtgtgccggcgccacaaggcggaggattagcctgttaagccacagcgccagcccaaagcGAACATTTTGTGTTGAGAGAGATTCAAATAACAATTCTTCCAGCACATAAAATAATCATCTGACTTCACGCACCACCTTAAGCCACATCACGGTAATGTAGCGTCCCACACTTTAGGAAACACTGCAGATGAAAGCAGTGTTGAAACGTATGCATTATTCCTGCTTTAGTGGACCTCAGTTTGTCGGATCAGCTGTGGCCAGAGCAGTGAGTATGGGACTAGGTACTGGGAAGTAGGATCTGATCTCGAGGCAGTCCTGCTCTTCTCTGGGCTTGTTTAGCTGGCTCTAAAGTGACTGATAGTTAAGAAAAGgaagatacttttaaaagttcatggaaaagtggaattaaaagtatgagtttattctggtaacaaaaatatttctcgtatgtggaaaatacatattatgaaaaatcaatgtatggatttcaaaattgtctttgtactaaaataagcatttaattccttttttccataaactttttgtagCTCTCTTGTATAGTGACAAATATATCTGCATGCTACACATTGGGAATATAGCAGTGAACAAGAGAGAGATCCCTGCTTTCTTTATTCTTGTGGAGAAGCAGGTGAACagtaagtaaatcaataaataaagtaaaataaattctgaTCATAAAGGTTGTCAAGAAATCAAATTGTGGTAATGAGGGAGATGGAAGGAAAGGCTTCTCTAAAGAAGATTTTGAAAACTAAAGTTTAGTAATCTACAGCATTAATGTCTAATAGAAATATGTGAGccaccatttttattttctagtagccacttttttttttttttttttggacgggcagagtggacagtaagagagagagagagagacagagagaaaggttttcctttgccgttggttcaccccacaatggccgctgtggctggcacaccgtgctgatccgaagccaggagccaggtgcttctcctggtctcccatgcaggtgcagggcccaagcacttgggccatcctccactgcactccctggccacagcagagagctggcctggaagaggggcaaccgggacagaatccggtgccccgaccaggactagaatccagggtgccggcgctgcaggcagaggattagcctagtgagctgcggccccGGCCAAGtagccacattttttaaaagtaaaaatagtgCAATTAAGTTTAGTGTTTTACTTAACCCAATATATCccaaaaattaacatttcaacatgtaatcaatTTTAAAGTTATTGAAATCTTAATTTTGGGGGGCTAAGTCTTTGAGATATGCTAACTGATACAGCAGATCTCAATTTCAATGCTAAATTGTCCACAGAGTGAAATGCAGTCCTCACCAAATAATAAATTGGTGTTTAGTGGGGGAAAGGTTTTTACACTGCCTCAATTTTAAACTTAaaccaaaatcaaaattaaaaactaaaaactcagTCCCTCAGTTTCACTAGACACATTTCAAGTCCTCAGCAGCCTCCTGGGACTTGTAGCTCTTCACGGGGGACACCCAGCAAAGAATGTCCCCAGGCCAGGGACAAAAGTCCTGCAGCACGGAGAGGCCAGTGGGGCAGCACAGCAAAGACGAGTGGGAGGGGCGGGCAGCGGCCAAGGCACAGCTCTCTAAGGCCCAACAAGTTTATGCTCTAAGTACAGCTGGCGTGGGACGCGATCACAGGGCCCAGACAAGGTCCCTTTGGTGCACTGCAGAGTGCACTGTTAGGGGCCAGAGGTGACCTGGcccagggcggcggcggcggaggggaACTGGGTAAGACTACAGCAGGGAGTGAGGCTCCAACAGAAGCAGGAGTACAGAGATAACAGCAGTTAAAAGCTGTGGGGCTGAGTGGGGGCTTCCAGGGAGAGAAAAGGGCCAAACCAGAGCCAAGTAAACTTGGATGACGATCAGGAAGGGGACACTCGactcggggagggggaggggagcagggacttGCTGAGGTGCCCTATGGGCCAGCGCCGGTGGCCGTGGCCGGTGGGCAGCCGGCCGGGCATGTCCGGGGGAGAAGAGGCCAGGTGGGCGGGCATGGCCGTTTCAGGCAGCCCCGGCATTTCTCCTGCAGAAGAAAGCTTCGAATAAGAAGGTGgcgcggccccggccccagctgccTGCGCCCTGCGTGGCCACCCGCAACAGCTGCAAGCCGCCGGCGCCCGTCTGCTGCGACCCGTGCGCCTCCTGCCAGTGCCGCTTCTTCCGCAGCGTCTGCACCTGCCGCGTGCTCAACCCCAACTGCTGAGCAGGCACCTCCCGGGCgcggccggggtgggggtccGGGGTGGGGCTTGCGGGCGGGGCGCTTCTCTAGCGGGGGGCGGCTTTTCTAGCAGGTGTGGCTTTATGGGCGGGGCGAGGGCGGGGCTACTGGAAGTTGGGGCGGAGCTTTCAGGAGGCAGACTACAAGGAGACCTTACTTGGCTGCAGTCGAAATACAGTATATGTGAGCTACTCGAAGGTGTGGTGGTTTTTCTAAAGGACCCGAAAGCGCTTGGTCTTTTCTCTGACCTCCCTTCAACGCAAAGTCCCGCGGACTGCGCACACGCTACCCCCCAGAGGCTCGGGGAACCTGATCCTTCAGCAGTCGTGATCCGGCTGCTGGAGACGATGCTGCCCACTGCGTTTAAGCTTGGGAACATCCGAGACTGCCCTTAACACGAGGGGATACAGACCAGCCAAGCAGAAAACACCGTTAGGGAGTCGCCTCTCAGCTTTTCACCCCTTCCTCATTCTCAGGAgctcccctcaccaccaccacatcACCCCCAGAAACAGGAACTACAACTCCATGTGCAATCTCACTGCGCTACAAGGCTGGGCAGTTTTGCCGATAGACAGGCAGCTGGTTGTGTCTGCACGTTTGCTGTGAGTCCTTAGAGCCACAAAGCTCTGGGCTGAGCCATCTTGAGCCTTAGAAGGTGTTGCTCAGGCCCATTCTATCCTCTCTGCCAGGGGTTGGGTCCTCGGAAGAGTTTCTCCCACCTCAGGCTAAATGAACACTAAGCATTGCAGTTTGGCTGTCAAGAAGGGAGTAGATTCAGAGATCCTTTCTCACTCCCCGCTCCACGTGTGCCAGCCAGTAAGGAGGCAGTGGGCCCGGACTTGGTGAGTAGGCAGCAACTATGGTACTGAAGTATCAGAGGCCTGTTGACAAAAATGTCCCAAGCTGTTCCCTGAAATTGCATCCTTAGAGACTCCAGCCTGTGAATAGCTGAGGTGCAGAGCCATATCCTTGGAAGGACCTATGAGAGGGGGAGTACAAGGGATACTGCTTTGGGGAGTgagggggcagaggtgggagcaGCCTGTGAGGAAGAGCtagctggggtgggagggtcaCGTTAGAAACTCCCAGCACCTTAGAAGAGGCTTCATCTACCTGCTCTGCTTGGCTCCGGGCGTCTCCAGCAGTAGGGGGAAAGCTGAGAAGACGCCACCTGTCAGCACCCACCAGCAGCTGAGGCTCTTCTGTAAGAAGTCACTGTGTGGAAGGAGGAGTTAGGAAATACAACCAGTGGTGGTCCCAGAAGATAACAAGAGAGGCCCATGCCGAGAAAGGTTCTAGGGAGGCTTTGGGACAGAAAACTGGGGAGCAGTTACAACGCCCTGGTAACAACTTTTTCCTTGGAGTTGAGGGCAGTGGGGCTCAGGATCTAGCACAGGTGGGGGTCACCTCCCTTGACCCACTtttccactttcagtctgttgccttttaaatctttttttttttttttttgacaggcagagtggacagtgagagagagagagagacagagagaaaggtcttccttttgccgttggttcaccctccaatggctgctgcggccggcacaccgcgctgatccgaagccaggagccaggtgcttctcctggtctcccatggggtgcagggcccaagcacttgggccatcctccactgcctttctgggccatagcagagagctggcctggaagaggggcaactggaacagaatcctgcaccccgactgggactagaacccagtgtgccagcgccgcaggcagaggattagcctattgagctgcggcgctggccttaaatcttttatttttatttttaaaaatttatttattttattcaaaaggcagaattagagaaatctACTATccgcaggttcacttcccagatggctgcaaaggcgaGGGCTGGGcaatccagagccaagagccaggagcttcatccgggtctcccacacaggtgcagggccccaagcactggggccatcctctgctgcttcccaggctgttatcagggaggtggatcggaagtgaagcagccaggactcgaacctgcacccacatgggatgccggcaccacaggcagaggcttaacctacttcaccacagcgctggcccccttttaaatcctttaaaaattcctCCTTTCCAAGGACCTTGCTCCCaactggagacccagattgttCCTGTAGTGACACAGCTAGAATGAGACAAACGCCTCTATCCAGCCAGACCCCGACTGGAATGGAGTAGCACCCACCCAGAGCACAGGAAGAGAACATGAGTGCCCTAGGCTGAACTGTCAACACAGTTCTCTGCACTGGAAAAATCTTTGTGTCTCTTTGGGCTTCCATTTATTTGTCTATAAAATGAGAAACAATCATTCCTGTTGTTATTGTTATAAATGCAAGGTAGTGTTGTTTCTCTGTACCTTAACATAACACCATGCACACGGAAAAGCTGCCAGTtgcttgctttgttttctgtCAGTTAGGCTGCAAGCCCACAGGGCAAGAACTTTTTGTCCCTTGTACCACAGCTGCTACTGAGTCAGTGTCATCAGTGATAAGAATGTTGGGAACATATGGCAGCCACTACTCCTGTGTTTTCCAGAGCTGTTCCCAGGCACCATCTGGTCCCCAGGGGTGAGTGGGGATGCAAAGACTCGGTCCGTTACTAAAAAAGCCACTTGGTTGCTGGGCCTAGgccaccatgggaaaaaaaaccattcactcattcagcaaatatgtattgagcacctactatatgTCAAGTGCTATATGCATAATGTAGTGAAAAAGAGCTCAGTATGGATACTCTACCAACAAGTGTGTGGTCCAGTGAGCCGTGAGCCTTGGCCCTTGTAGAGGTTTGACCTATCGTCAGCATATGTAGTCTGTTCCCTCAGACTCGGTTCTTGCTTCTGTTGACTCAGAGCCCTGGTTAGGTAACTGCCTGCCCAAGTTCCCCTTTAGAACCTGAGATTCCTCCACCTTTTCAAAATTCCTTAAGTCTTACAGGCCTGAGAGCCTGGTTCTGGGCCTCTGCAAACCTCCATCTAGTCTGTTGACCAGAACTGAAACTCAGGTTGTGGCTCAGTTACGGTTCCACCATTATGAGAATCTGAGGCAAcattattctcattctctctctttcacacatacacacagtgaatTCTGTCTTAGAAAGACTTGATCTTTACCTTTGTGGCTATTAATTCAGATCATTTTTTCTTATAGGGCATAACTTTCATAAGGTGACCTTACACAAAttacttgttttttaattgtttaatttccattttatttgaaaggccgggtgatagatagagatcttccatcactggttcattccccaaatgcccctaacagccaagactggaccaggctgaagccaggagcctgggacaccatcctggtctcttgAGGCTGGTGGCAGTTCCCCAAGTAcaggagccagcatctgctgcctcacagggtgcacattaacagaaaaccggctcggaagcagagcagctggcactctgatattgggtgCGGGCACTCAAACAGTGACCTAAGCTGCTGCACCAGATGCCTGCCCGAGTCACATCTGATGCCACCATTTCCCGTTTTACTTAGTGAGAAGTAAATCAGAGTATTTTGGCagcaaacaacagaaaacaaCTTTGTCTAGCTTAAGCCGGAGAGTGTGGGCTGTTAGTTGGCTAAAGAGGTTTGGAGACCTCAAAGGAAAACGACACAACAGACCTTAGGAAGATCTTGAGAGGCATTAGAGGAGCCAAGTCGCAGAAACCAATGGACAATGTCTTCAGGAGAAGACCAAGGGCTAAGTCAGCTCTAGTCTCTTCAGTCCTTCCATTGGATCATTCAGAAATCAAATTTcctagaaagcagtagaggatggcccaagtgcttgggcccctgccaagcatgtgggagacccagaagcagctcctggctcctggctttggcctagttcagcgctggccattgcagccacttgaagagtgagccagcgcatggacgatctctctctctccctctctgtaactctttcaaataaatattttttaaaaaatcaaattcccTAGAGTTGATTGGCCCAAGGCGATTCATCTTGATTGACAGTCCCACAAATTCCCTTTGTAAAAGTGGGTAATTCTGAGAGAAAATCAACAATACAATTGTTGAGGGGCAAAATCCACAACTGGCCACTAAGAGGGAGCTAGGTTCTGGACTGGCTCTGAGGATGCATCCAGTTCTggattatttttgtttgcttgtttgcaaGGCAATGagacagatagatggagagaaatcttccattcactggttcactccccaaacgccacaacagccaaggctggaccaggatgaagccaggagcccaggactcaacccaggtctcccagggtgtCAGGGGCTgcctccaggatgtgcattagcaagaagttagattagaagtggagaagcggGCCGGCGcttcggctcaataggctaatcctccgcctgcggcgccggcacaccgggttctagtcccggttggggcactggattctgtcccggttgcccctcttccaggccagctctctgctgtggcccaggagtgcagtggaggatggcccacgtccttgggccctgcaccccatgggagaccaggagaagcacctggctcctggctttggatcatcacagtgggccagccacagcggccattgtggggtgaaccaacggcaaaaggaagacctttctctctgtctctctctctcactgtccattctgcctgtcaaaaaaaaagagagagaaaaaaaaaaaaaagtggagaagctggaactcaaaccaggcactctgctatgggatgtgggtgtcaagaGGAGACTTCATTGCTGAGCCACATGACCACCCCCAGTCCTGGATTTCTacaaaagaattcaaagcaatgattttcaagttttattttatttatgtatctttaGAGGGTTTCtaaatttgaaatctgtgttctttttgaagttttatttgtatttgaaaggcagagtgacagcaaattgaccttccatccactggtccactccccaaatgcctgcaactgccagggctggtctaggTCCAAACAGGAGCCCAAactttaatccaggtctcccatgtgggtgacaggaacccaagtacttgagccatcaccctctgcctcccagggtgtgcattagcagaagttgGGTCAGAAATACAGTATTCAAGAAGCCATGAGAGCAGGCACAGATAAGGTCACGAGAGGTAGCCTTTCCTCAGTTGAAATCCTCAGGGGGAAGCTTGTTATATGTTACAGAAACTTGGGTGGGAAAACTCCCTTTGTTCAGacaccagagacagtggaggCTCGAAGCAGTTTATTAATGCCAGTGGGCTCAATgggaatcatttcctgagaactgagcaGCAATCCCAAGTTTCTTAGATTATTTATAGGTTTGTCAG is a window encoding:
- the ASIP gene encoding agouti-signaling protein; translation: MNVTRLLQATLLVFLCFLTAYSHLAPEEKPTDDQSLKSNSSTNLLEFSSVSIVALNKKSKSISIKEAEKKKRSSKKKASNKKVARPRPQLPAPCVATRNSCKPPAPVCCDPCASCQCRFFRSVCTCRVLNPNC